A single window of Watersipora subatra chromosome 9, tzWatSuba1.1, whole genome shotgun sequence DNA harbors:
- the LOC137403833 gene encoding innexin unc-9-like: MSYFLSAVNSIRFDLGGDDDQADKMSCRYSIMLLVVFCVVVSTKQYVGDPIDCWVPGTFTSSMRDYTDNICWIKNTYYIPLDEIIPNKDEDIKTEINYYQWVPIMLIVQALFFYLPYMTWKGLNHRTGCDLKHIVKILTDSTIINQDVREKAVRFVTQHLDKFLSTREKPHPGILGRCADSICVGKKYGNYMITVYFIVKLFYLANAIGQLFLLNLFVGDQYSIYGFQVAKGLILGEDVGESTRFPRATLCSFKVREFGGNTHRHTVQCVLPINLFNEKIYLFFWFWLVFVMSFTVISIFVWMWDIVGHTRVQFIKKYIKMMPDFKYEKKTDRKYIRAFAESYLKQDGVFILRLIGKNVNEVILCEIVLALYEIFKKKRLANLSSMEKLNGQNEDFEDLENPKLV; the protein is encoded by the exons ATGTCGTACTTCCTGTCAGCTGTCAATTCGATCAGGTTTGACTTGGGAGGAGACGATGATCAAGCTGATAAGATGTCCTGTCGATACTCCATCATGCTGCTAGTCGTCTTCTGCGTCGTCGTGTCGACCAAGCAGTATGTCGGCGACCCTATTGACTGTTGG GTACCTGGGACTTTCACAAGCTCAATGAGAGATTACACAGATAATATATGCTGGATAAAGAACACATACTACATCCCACTAGATGAAATCATTCCAAATAAGGATGAAGATATCAAAACAGAGATTAACTATTACCAATGGGTGCCGATCATGTTGATTGTACAAGCTCTCTTTTTCTATTTACCATATATG ACATGGAAGGGCTTGAACCACCGTACAGGATGTGACCTCAAACATATCGTAAAGATACTAACAGACAGTACAATCATAAATCAAGATGTGAGAGAAAAAGCTGTCAGGTTTGTCACACAGCATCTTGACAAGTTCCTTAGTACGAGAGAAAAACCACATCCAGGCATACTGGGCAGGTGTGCTGACAGCATTTGTGTAG GAAAGAAATATGGAAACTATATGATCACGGTCTACTTTATAGTAAAACTCTTCTATCTCGCAAATGCCATCGGCCAGCTCTTCTTGCTCAACCTTTTCGTAGGAGACCAGTACTCGATCTACGGATTCCAAGTGGCCAAAGGACTTATACTCGGAGAGGATGTTGGCGAATCGACCCGCTTTCCGAGAGCAACACTGTGTAGCTTTAAAGTCAGAGAGTTTGGGGGCAATACCCACCGTCACACAGTACAATGTGTTTTACCTATTAATTTGTTCAATGAGAAGATCTATTTATTCTTTTGGTTTTGGCTGGTATTTGTAATGAGTTTTACAGTTATATCGATATTTGTCTGGATGTGGGATATTGTGGGACATACAAGGGTtcagtttataaaaaagtaCATAAAAATGATGCCTGACTTTAAATATGAGAAGAAGACTGATAGAAAGTACATCCGGGCTTTTGCGGAAAGTTATCTTAAACAAGATGGCGTCTTCATTCTTAGACTAATTGGAAAAAATGTGAATGAAGTGATTCTATGTGAGATCGTGCTCGCCCTCTATGAGATATTCAAAAAGAAAAGATTAGCTAATTTGTCTTCAATGGAAAAACTAAATGGACAGAATGAAGATTTTGAAGATTTGGAAAATCCCAAACTAGTTTAA